AGCTTCGCCCTTAAATCCTGCTGTTCGATCTTCAGTTCATCGGCTATTTCCTTAAGATAAATGCCAAGCTTGGCCCTGTCCTTAATTTTAGCCAAAAATGGGATAATTGCATCAAGAACTTGCACTCTGCCGTCTACATTGTTGCCCGGGTGCCGTTTTAAGGCTTCTTCTTTTGCGAAGGTTATCACGGGAATGGCGTTGGAGATTTGGTCCCGCAACGCCGCCTCGCCTCTTTTTCTAAGATATGTGTCCGGGTCCTCACCGGATTCAAGCGGGACGATCCTGCATCTGAATCCTTCCTCAAGAAAGATCATGCCGCTGCGCAGGGCTGCCTTTATACCGGCTTCATCGGAATCGAAAATCAACACACAATCTCTCGTCAGTCGTTTAATTCGCTTCGCCTGTTCAGTGGTTAGAGCAGTGCCCAGAACACCAACTACATTCCTGATGCCTCCCTGATGGAGGGAGATGACATCCAGATAGCCTTCCACGAGTATAACCTGTCCCTCCGCCCGGATGGCCGGCGCCGCGAGATCCATACCGAAGAGGGAGTCCCCTTTCCGATAGATGGGTGTTTCGGGAGTATTAAGGTACTTCGGCAGATCATCGCCCAGGACCCGTCCCCCGAAACCCAGGATTCTTCCATGGAGATCATGGATGGGAAATACCACCCTGTTTCGGAACCGGTCGTATGGATCTCTGCCTTTTTCCCCTTTTACGGCCAGGCCGCATTCCACCAGAAGGCCGGGATCGAAACCCTCTTTCACGAGTACATCCATGAGAGAGCGCCAACCGGACGGCGCATATCCCATCAGGAAATTTCGGCTGACGTCCACGTGAATACCCCGCATTTTAAGGTACTCCCTTGCCTCGCCGCCCTCGGTGCCCTTCAGCAGAAGGGTGCTGTAAAATCCGGCCGCAGCCTTGTTGGCCCCGTACATGAGGTCCTTTCGGTCGCGTCTTGTCCCGGGCTCCCCGCCGGTTCGTGGCAGATCGATTCCTCCCCGTTCCGCCAGTTTTTCGACAACATCCGTGAAAGGGAGTCCATCCTGGAGCATGACGAACCGGATGACGTCACCGCCCACGTGGCATCCGAAGCAATGAAATATCTGGCGCCCGGGGTTAACCATGAACGAAGGGGTTTTCTCCTGATGAAAGGGGCATAGCGCCTTAAGATTGGAACCCGATTTCGTCAGGGGGATGTAGGCCGAGACTATCTCGGTAATCTCGTTGGCCTCCTTGACCCGTGCAATTGTGTCCTCGTCCCACCGCATCATTCCATCCTAGGTTTTCAACTCCACCACCGTGACGCCGGCGCCGCCTGCCTCCCGCGGCGCGACTCCGAATTTCAGAACCCTCGGGTCATCCCGCAGGCTCGCGGTGATGGCCTTTCGAAGCGCTCCCGACCCCTTGCCATGGACTATCCTCAGCTGGTATCCAGGCTCCATCAGCGAACGGTCCAGCACCTTATCCACCGACTCCAGGGCATCCTCTACGGTGAACCCGAGAAGGTTGAGTTCCACCGGAAGGCCGCCCTCGCCTTCATAACCGACGGGAGGAGGCTGATCTATCCCGGAGGATGATTGCCCCTCTCCGTCCTCCAACATAAAAAGCCGTCGGAGAGGGGCCCTCATCCGTATTTCGCCCGACAGGACTTCGGCCTCTTTTCCACCGGGCAGAAGAGCTGTTACAGTTGCCTTGATACCCAACGGCATTACCTCTACCCTGCCGCCAACGGATACGGGTTTCCCGGAAGGGGCCACGGCTGCCGGGGGCGGCAGTCGTTCCATTACCTCGGATCTCATCTCGCGAATCTTCTCTGGAAACCCCTTTCGGCCCGATCCAGGATCATCTTTCAGCCCCTTCAAAATATCCTTGCCCCGCCTTGTCAGATCCCGTATAAAGTCCGATGCTTCCCTGCGGGCTTCCTCCTGAATCTTTTCTGCCTTCTCCTGCGCTGCCTTCCGGCGAATCCGGAGCCTGTCCCTGTCAGCCTCGAGCCTTGCCGAAATCCGTTCAGCCGACGCCCTGGCCCTCGCCTCTCTGTCCACCTCCTCGCTCAACCTCCCCAGCAGCTCATCGGCTCTCACGGCGCCTGTGCCCATAATCTCCTGTGCCCTGGCTATGATATTGCGATCTACCCCAAGCTGTCCGGCTATCTTAAGGGCATGGCTTCTTCCGGGGAGTCCGACCTTTATCCGAAAGGTCGGTTTAAGGCTTTCCGGGTCAAATACCGTCGAGGCGTTTTTCGCATAAGCAGCCCTGTAAGCAAATTCCTTCAGGAGGTTGTGGTGGGTGGTTACCACGACACACGTCCCTTTTTTTCCGAGCGCCTCCAACAGCGCCACGCCCAAAGCGGATCCTTCCTGGGGATCAGTTCCGGCGCCAAGCTCATCGAGCAGAACAAGGGTATCGTGATCGGCGTGGGAAAGGATCCGGGATACCACTTTCATGTGCGCCGAAAACGTGCTCAGATTCTGTGACAGGCTCTGCTCATCACCTATATCGGCAAATACCCTCGAGAAAACTCTCATTCGGGTCCCCTCAGCGGCAGGGATCGGGATTCCCGATTGAGCCATCAGCGTCAACAGACCGACGGTCTTTAGGGTTATTGTTTTCCCTCCGGTATTGGGGCCGGTTATCACCAGGGCCGTTGACGCGCCTCCGATCCCCAGGCTTACCGGAACACATTCTGTCTCAGGGCTCAATACCAGGAGGGGGTGCCTGGCATCCACGAGTTCCGTTTCATCAGCCGGCTGGGGGATAATTCCGTCCAGTTTGCGTCCCAGACGCCCCTTTGCGAGAACAAGATCCAGCCGTGCCAGAAGTTCGAGGTTTGATGCCATGGATTCTCTGACCTCCCTGGCATCTGCGCTCATGCGCGCGAGAATCCGGTGTATTTCCTTCTCCTCTTGCACCCTGGCGCCGGTCAGCCGGTTGTTCAGATCCACAGCAAAAAGAGGTTCGACAAAAAGAGTCTGGCCGCTCTGGGACCTGCTCTGAACAATGCCCTTAAAGGCGCGGTGATATTCAGGCTTCACAGGTAGAACGTAGCGGCCATTCCGGATCGTCACATAATCATCGCGGATTACTTTTGCCGCACTATCCTGGGTCCTGAACTTCTCGAGCCTATCCAGGACAGTGTCCCTGGCAGACCGTAGTTCGCGCCTGACACGGGCAAGTTCCGGGCCGGCATTGTCCATCATTTCCCCGCTTTCGGTGAAGGATCGGCCCACCCACCGTTCCCACTCAGGAAAGGAGGCCATGCCCTGAACCAGGGAAGACAAGCCCGGGAGAGCGCCCGCAAACTCGCGCAGGGTGCGTCTGACGGTGCCAACCGATTTCTGGTTGCTCAGGAGAATCATGAGATCATCAGAGCCCAGAACAGATCCTTCAGCCCGAAGACGGTCAAGAACCGCAGTTGTATTTTGAACCTCCGAAAGGTTTACGTCCTCGATCTCCAGCAGGTGGAGGGCCTCCTGCGTAAGGGCCAGATCGGCAACAACGCTCTGTCTGTCGGGGCAGGGTAATAAACGCAGCGCCAGATGGGAACCAGGTTCGGAATGCGCACACCCGGCAAGGCAGGAAAGCAGATCATTGTACTCCAGTACTTTCAGGGCATGATCATTCATGGGACCTACCGGCGACAAGTTTGATGAATTCTTCCGCTTTTCGTGGGGTAAAAAACCATGGATGGACTTTTAATGAAAACGAAGGACGGAAACTCTCGTCCCGTCCTTCGTTTTCATTGGATTATTGAAGGCTGGTCTGATTTATCCTGAAGCATTACTCAGCGAAACCGCCTCTTGGTCGTCTTGGCCGCTTTTTTTCGTGCAGCTATCATCTTTCTCTTTTTTTGTACGCTGGGCTTCTCGTAGTATTCCCGTCTTCGCATCTCAGAAAGAATTCCTGATTTTTCGCACTGTTTCTTAAAACGGCGAAGGGCACCCTCGAAGCTTTCATTGTCTCTGACCCTTACACCAGGCATACACAACCCTCCTTCCCATATTGGGATTGTACTCAAGCGACACAGTTTAACCAAGTTCCTGTAAGTTTTCAAGGGCTTTATCAACTCTATGGGGCTTAACTCCGGATTTAGCCCATGCCGCTCATCCTTTTGCCCCCGAGCATGTGCATGTGGAGATGAAACACCTCCTGTCCACCATCGGGGTTGCAATTGATGAGAACGCGGTAGCCGCCGGCTGCAACACCTTTGTCCTGAGCGATTTCGGCGGCTAGAAGCGTCATCCGTCCCAGCAGGGCGCCGTGTTCCTTTCCGGCGTCGTTGAGGGTCGAAAGGTGCTCTTTCGGCACGATCAGGATGTGCACTGGGGCCTTCGGGCTGATATCCTCAAAAGCGATGAGCTCATCGTCCTCCCGAACCACTTCTGCCGGGATCTTCCCGCCGGCAATCTTACAGAAAATACAGTTGGGCATGGGCTACCTCCTGTTACCTGGCGGCTTTCTCCGCAAGCCCCCCGGTACCGAATCTTCCGGCAAGTTCTTTGCGCACCTCTTCCGGCCGCACCGAGGCCGCTGCAAGCAGGACCCATGTATGGTAGATCAGGTCCGCGGCTTCCCTGACAACATTTTCCCGGTCCGCGGCCATGGTCGCCAGAATAAGCTCGAGGCCCTCCTCCTGGACCTTCTTCCCAATTACCTCAACACCGCCGGCAAGCAGGGAGGATGTGTATGAATCATCCTCCGGGTTGTTTTTCCTGTCCACGATAACGGCGTAAAGACGATCAAACACCTCCCTCTCTTCCCTGCCGTCATAGATCTCTTTTTCGTCGAATATTGTCCGGGCGATGTCTTCGCCACGGCCCAGTGCCCGATAAAAGCAGGAACGGTGACCCGTGTGACAGGCGGCGACTTTCTGGTCGGCCTTTACAACCAGGGCGTCACCGTCGCAATCGTAAAGGATCTCGCGGACCCTCTGCACATGGCCCGAGGACTCCCCTTTTTGCCACAGCTTCTGCCTGGACCGGGAAAAATAGTGGGCAAGCCCGGTCTCCAGGGTCTTTTCGAGCGCCTCACGGTTCATGTAGGCTACCATGAGAACCTCACCGTTGGAGTGGTCCTGGACTATTGCAGGGATCAACCCGCTTGAATCGAATTTGAGCTGCGAAAAATCAACGTTCAATAGCTGCCTCCTTTAAATCCTTACTGTGATACCGCGCGAATGCAGGTAGTCCTTGGCCTGGGGGATGGTAAACTCCCGGAAGTGAAAGATGGATGCCGCCAGCACGGCGCTGGCGCATCCATCCGCCAGCCCCTCGTACAGATGTTCCAGGTTTCCAACGCCGCCGGAAGCGATTACGGGAACGGATACGGCATCGGCGATGGTCTTTGTCAGAGGGATGTCATAACCGTCCCTGGTGCCATCCCGGTCCATGCTTGTCAGCAGAATCTCGCCGGCTCCATATTCCTCCATTCGCCTGGCCCATTCCAGGGCATCTATCCCCGTTGGGTTTCTCCCTCCGTGTGTATAGATCTCCCACTTGGGGGACCACCGCACCCCTCCGGCCCGCTTGGCATCAATCGCCACAACGATACACTGCGAACCAAATCTCAGGCTGGCCTCCTTGACAAATTCAGGCGTTAAAACGGCTGCCGTGTTGATGCTCACCTTGTCCGCTCCCGCCCGGAGCAGCTCTCTGATATTTTCCAGGTTCCTGACTCCGCCTCCCACCGTCAGCGGGATAAAAACGGACTCGGCCGTCCTTTTCACGATGTCCAGAAGGATCCCTCTTTTATCGGACGAGGCCGTAATATCGAGGAAGGTGACCTCATCCGCTCCCTGTTCATTGTAAAACGACGCGATCTCGACAGGGTCCCCGGCATCCACCAGGTTGACAAACCGGATCCCCTTTACGACACGCCCATCCGTCACATCCAGACAGGGTATAATCCTTTTTGCAAGTCCGGTTCCCGTTTTGCTCACAGGGCATCGCCCGTCTTCTGGACCTTTTTTATTGCCTCGGCCAGATCAATTGTTCCCTCGTAAAGGGACCGGCCCAGTATGACGCCCTTTACCCCCTTATCCTCAAGGCCCGCTACCCGGACGACATCCTCTTGAGTGTGCATGCCGCCGGAAAGAACTACGGGGATCCTGACTGCCGCGGCCAGAGCCTCGGTTGCATCAAGGTTGGGCCCCATCATGGCCCCGTCCCTCTCGATGTCGGTGTAGATGAGATGGCTGACCCCGGACTCCTCCAACTCACGGGCAAGCGCCATTGCGCTCTTTTCGGTGATCTCCTGCCAGCCCTGAACTGCGACGTAGCCACCCCTGGCATCAATTCCCACCGCGATTCGCCCTGGATAGGAAAGGCAGAGTTCGCGTACGAGGTCTCCATTCTTATGGGCCACGGTGCCAAGTATAACCCTGGCCACCCCCAACTGAAGATAGTTGTCCACCACCTCCCTGGAACGGATCCCGCCGCCGAGTTCTATTGGCACATCGACAGTTTCCAGGATTCGGGCGATGGCTCCAAGATTTCTGGGTTCCCCGGCCACCGCGCCGTCCAGATCAACAACGTGGATCATCCTGGCCCCCTGGGATTGCCATTTCAGGGCCACCTCCTCGGGCAGTTTGGAATAGACCTTGGCCGTATCCATCTCACCTTTGTAAAGCCGGACACACTTGCCGCCCTTAAGATCAATTGCCGGCAGGATAAGCATTCAGTCCTCCTTCCAGTCGGCAACGATGTGCCCGAAGTTATCAAGGATCTTCAGGCCCCACGGCTGACTCTTCTCCGGATGAAACTGGGTTGCGAAAAGATTATTCCTGGCGATCACCGAACAGAACTTTACCCCATAGTCCGTAAGGCCCGCCACAGCTTCATCCTGTTCAGGAACCACGTAATAGGAGTGAACGAAGTAGAAGAAGGATCCATCCGGTATCCCGTCAAAGAGGGGAACCTCCCTGGTGAGATGTACCCTGTTCCACCCCATGTGCGGGACCTTGAGGTCATGGTCGTGGGGAAACCGGACCACCCGGCCCCGGACAACATCCATGCCGCCATGAACGCCGAATTCCTCGCTCAACGTCATCAGAAGCTGCATTCCCAGGCAGATCCCAAGGAAGGGCTTGCCGACGGCGATTGTATCGTAAATTGCGTTGACAAGGCGTGCCTGGGCAAGATTAGCCATGCAGTCCCTGAAGGCTCCAACACCCGGAAGGACAATCCCGTCAGCTGCGGCAACGACACCGGGGTCGCCGGAAACGACGACAGCAGCGCCGACCTTCTCCAGCCCTTTCCGGGCGGAGTGGAGGTTGCCCATACCGTAATCCACCACCACTATTGTGGGCTTTTCATCGTTGATATTGATCATCGCCTAACCTGAAGCTACGTCTCAATCAGCCTCCCCTTGGTGGACGGGATTCCCTTAACCCTCGGGTCAATACTCACGGCCTGATCCAGGGCTTTTGAAAAAGCCTTGTAAATCGCCTCGGCCACGTGGTGGCGATTGCGCCCCGAATCGACTCTGATGTGCATATTGGCCCCGGCGTTATTGCAGAACGCCTGAAAAAATTCCGGAAGGAGTTCCATGGGGAAATCTCCCATCCCTCCATCGAGACCCGGTATTGAAAAGCAGAGATAGGGCCGTCCCCCAAGGTCCAGGGCGACAGTTGCGAGTGTTTCGTCCATGGGCAGGATGGCCCAGCCATAACGGCGCATGCCTTCACCGGAGCCCAGGGCCTGCCGGACCGCCAGGCCCAGACATATCCCCACATCCTCCACGGTGTGATGGGCATCAACCTCAAGGTCCCCTTCGGCCTGTACCTTTAGATCAAACAGCCCGTGCCGGGCTACCAGGTCGAGCATGTGGTCCAGAAACGCCACCCCGGTGTGCACCTCGGACAGGCCATCTCCATCCAGGGATATGGACAGGTTGACCCTGGTTTCTTTCGTTTCCCTCCGGACCTCACCGCGTCTCATCTCCGGTCTCCTTCCCGAAAAAGGCTCTTACCTTTTCAACCAGGGTATCGTTCTGTGCCCTGGTCCCTATGGTAATCCTCAATGCGTCGCCGGTTACCTGATTCCCGGCAACAAACTTTACCACAATGTCGTGCAGTTGCAAAAACGTCCAGAGGGCTTTTTCCCTGTCATCCGCCTGGACAAACAGAAAATTTGCCCTGGACGGAAAGACCTTGATGCCACACCCCCGCAGGAGATCGGCCAACCGCACCCTTTCCCTGACCACGGCGGTGACCTGTCCCCTGATGCCGGTGAATTCTTCGAGGATAGCCCCTGCGGCCGCTTGGGTGAAAGCGTTGACATTGAAAGGGGGCCTGACCTTGTTGACCTCCTTGATGATGGATTTGTTTGCCGCAAGGAATCCGCAGCGCCAGGCGGCAGCTCCCACCTTGGAAAGGGTCCGCAGAACGGCCAGATTCTCGTAATTCCCGATCCTGGATACCCAGGATTCTTCCCCGGAAAAGTCCCCGTAGGCCTCGTCGACAACCACCAGGCCCCTGGCGGCCAACAGGATTGCATCTATGTCCCCTCTGCCAAACAGGGAGCCTGTCGGGTTGTTCGGACTGCTCAAGAAGATGACGCTCGGGTCGGTCCGGGCGATTTCCGACAGGATTGCGCCCCGGTCGAGGGTCAGGTCACGGTGAAGGGGAACAGTCACCACGCTGTACCCCGCGGCTTTCGCGCCGATGGAATACATGGCGAAGGTTGGAACAGGTATGAGCATCCTGGGGCGCGACCGGTCCTGTGTATTTCTGAAGGTGCACAGTATGAGAGAAATAAGTTCGTCAGAACCGTTGCCGACCAGGACTTCCTCCGGACGGCACCCGAAAAGGCCCGAAAAGGCCCCTCTCAGGTTTCGTGACGCAGGATCGGGATATCGGTTCGACAGGACCTGGCTTAATGCCAAATCCACCTTCGTCTGAACCTCGTGAGGGAGAGGAAATGGGCTTTCGTTGGCGTCAAGCCTGACCTCGAATACGCCCTCAGGCGGACGATAGGCCGACAGGCCCCGTATTTCCGCTGGGACGAGGTCCTTGATCATCCTTCCCATTTTTTCTTCGCCCCGGGATCTATACGCAGGTCAACAGCCCTTGCATGAGCCTCCAGGCCCTCGATGCGCGCAAAGCCCGCCACCTGTAATGCCCTCTTCCCGAGGGCTTCGCGGGAAAAACGGATGATACTGCTTTTTTTGACAAAATCGTAGGTCCCCAGTGGAGAGAAGAAGCGTGCCGTCCCCCCGGTGGGAAGGACATGGTTGGGCCCGGCCATGTAGTCTCCAAGCGCCTCCGGGGTGTATTGGCCCATGAAGATGGCTCCGGCGCATGTGATATTTTCCAGGACCGCCTCGGGGTCTTCAACAACGAGCTCAAGATGTTCAGGGGCAAACCGGTTGACCACCCTTACACCCTCCTGGAGGTCCGGCACGAGAATCATCCATCCGTTATTTTCAATGGCCTGCGCGGCGATCTCCTTCCTGGGGAGCATGGCCATCTGGCTGGAAATCTCGCGGCCCACGGCCTCAATCAGGGACTGATCATCCGTTACGAGAACAGGGTAGGCCAGAGGATCGTGTTCAGCCTGGGAAAGAAGATCCGCCGCCACCAGGGCCGGGTTCGCCTTTCCGTCGGCCAGCACGAGAACCTCGCTTGGACCTGCTATCATATCGATATC
Above is a window of bacterium BMS3Abin14 DNA encoding:
- the hisH1 gene encoding imidazole glycerol phosphate synthase subunit HisH 1, translated to MININDEKPTIVVVDYGMGNLHSARKGLEKVGAAVVVSGDPGVVAAADGIVLPGVGAFRDCMANLAQARLVNAIYDTIAVGKPFLGICLGMQLLMTLSEEFGVHGGMDVVRGRVVRFPHDHDLKVPHMGWNRVHLTREVPLFDGIPDGSFFYFVHSYYVVPEQDEAVAGLTDYGVKFCSVIARNNLFATQFHPEKSQPWGLKILDNFGHIVADWKED
- a CDS encoding HIT-like protein, with protein sequence MPNCIFCKIAGGKIPAEVVREDDELIAFEDISPKAPVHILIVPKEHLSTLNDAGKEHGALLGRMTLLAAEIAQDKGVAAGGYRVLINCNPDGGQEVFHLHMHMLGGKRMSGMG
- the hisF gene encoding imidazole glycerol phosphate synthase subunit HisF, whose protein sequence is MSKTGTGLAKRIIPCLDVTDGRVVKGIRFVNLVDAGDPVEIASFYNEQGADEVTFLDITASSDKRGILLDIVKRTAESVFIPLTVGGGVRNLENIRELLRAGADKVSINTAAVLTPEFVKEASLRFGSQCIVVAIDAKRAGGVRWSPKWEIYTHGGRNPTGIDALEWARRMEEYGAGEILLTSMDRDGTRDGYDIPLTKTIADAVSVPVIASGGVGNLEHLYEGLADGCASAVLAASIFHFREFTIPQAKDYLHSRGITVRI
- the rpsU gene encoding 30S ribosomal protein S21 — its product is MPGVRVRDNESFEGALRRFKKQCEKSGILSEMRRREYYEKPSVQKKRKMIAARKKAAKTTKRRFR
- the hisE gene encoding phosphoribosyl-ATP pyrophosphatase — protein: MNVDFSQLKFDSSGLIPAIVQDHSNGEVLMVAYMNREALEKTLETGLAHYFSRSRQKLWQKGESSGHVQRVREILYDCDGDALVVKADQKVAACHTGHRSCFYRALGRGEDIARTIFDEKEIYDGREEREVFDRLYAVIVDRKNNPEDDSYTSSLLAGGVEVIGKKVQEEGLELILATMAADRENVVREAADLIYHTWVLLAAASVRPEEVRKELAGRFGTGGLAEKAAR
- the dnaG gene encoding DNA primase: MRWDEDTIARVKEANEITEIVSAYIPLTKSGSNLKALCPFHQEKTPSFMVNPGRQIFHCFGCHVGGDVIRFVMLQDGLPFTDVVEKLAERGGIDLPRTGGEPGTRRDRKDLMYGANKAAAGFYSTLLLKGTEGGEAREYLKMRGIHVDVSRNFLMGYAPSGWRSLMDVLVKEGFDPGLLVECGLAVKGEKGRDPYDRFRNRVVFPIHDLHGRILGFGGRVLGDDLPKYLNTPETPIYRKGDSLFGMDLAAPAIRAEGQVILVEGYLDVISLHQGGIRNVVGVLGTALTTEQAKRIKRLTRDCVLIFDSDEAGIKAALRSGMIFLEEGFRCRIVPLESGEDPDTYLRKRGEAALRDQISNAIPVITFAKEEALKRHPGNNVDGRVQVLDAIIPFLAKIKDRAKLGIYLKEIADELKIEQQDLRAKLGSVKERKQPPLSRGRPQMFLQGWEGLLIHIMVRDPSTIARVKDVADPEDFSSPGVSGLVGKIFSGAALDDIIQNTDDNMKDLLTGWALEDPVEGKEKALDDCLRRVTEKKLDKMIQETENRLTLAAKKRDDAEYRKLTEEWERLQVQRHDRRKSDEKSSGGENGE
- the hisB gene encoding imidazoleglycerol-phosphate dehydratase, coding for MRRGEVRRETKETRVNLSISLDGDGLSEVHTGVAFLDHMLDLVARHGLFDLKVQAEGDLEVDAHHTVEDVGICLGLAVRQALGSGEGMRRYGWAILPMDETLATVALDLGGRPYLCFSIPGLDGGMGDFPMELLPEFFQAFCNNAGANMHIRVDSGRNRHHVAEAIYKAFSKALDQAVSIDPRVKGIPSTKGRLIET
- the mutS2_3 gene encoding endonuclease MutS2; this encodes MNDHALKVLEYNDLLSCLAGCAHSEPGSHLALRLLPCPDRQSVVADLALTQEALHLLEIEDVNLSEVQNTTAVLDRLRAEGSVLGSDDLMILLSNQKSVGTVRRTLREFAGALPGLSSLVQGMASFPEWERWVGRSFTESGEMMDNAGPELARVRRELRSARDTVLDRLEKFRTQDSAAKVIRDDYVTIRNGRYVLPVKPEYHRAFKGIVQSRSQSGQTLFVEPLFAVDLNNRLTGARVQEEKEIHRILARMSADAREVRESMASNLELLARLDLVLAKGRLGRKLDGIIPQPADETELVDARHPLLVLSPETECVPVSLGIGGASTALVITGPNTGGKTITLKTVGLLTLMAQSGIPIPAAEGTRMRVFSRVFADIGDEQSLSQNLSTFSAHMKVVSRILSHADHDTLVLLDELGAGTDPQEGSALGVALLEALGKKGTCVVVTTHHNLLKEFAYRAAYAKNASTVFDPESLKPTFRIKVGLPGRSHALKIAGQLGVDRNIIARAQEIMGTGAVRADELLGRLSEEVDREARARASAERISARLEADRDRLRIRRKAAQEKAEKIQEEARREASDFIRDLTRRGKDILKGLKDDPGSGRKGFPEKIREMRSEVMERLPPPAAVAPSGKPVSVGGRVEVMPLGIKATVTALLPGGKEAEVLSGEIRMRAPLRRLFMLEDGEGQSSSGIDQPPPVGYEGEGGLPVELNLLGFTVEDALESVDKVLDRSLMEPGYQLRIVHGKGSGALRKAITASLRDDPRVLKFGVAPREAGGAGVTVVELKT
- the hisC2_1 gene encoding histidinol-phosphate aminotransferase 2; protein product: MIKDLVPAEIRGLSAYRPPEGVFEVRLDANESPFPLPHEVQTKVDLALSQVLSNRYPDPASRNLRGAFSGLFGCRPEEVLVGNGSDELISLILCTFRNTQDRSRPRMLIPVPTFAMYSIGAKAAGYSVVTVPLHRDLTLDRGAILSEIARTDPSVIFLSSPNNPTGSLFGRGDIDAILLAARGLVVVDEAYGDFSGEESWVSRIGNYENLAVLRTLSKVGAAAWRCGFLAANKSIIKEVNKVRPPFNVNAFTQAAAGAILEEFTGIRGQVTAVVRERVRLADLLRGCGIKVFPSRANFLFVQADDREKALWTFLQLHDIVVKFVAGNQVTGDALRITIGTRAQNDTLVEKVRAFFGKETGDETR
- the hisA gene encoding 1-(5-phosphoribosyl)-5-[(5-phosphoribosylamino) methylideneamino] imidazole-4-carboxamide isomerase; the protein is MLILPAIDLKGGKCVRLYKGEMDTAKVYSKLPEEVALKWQSQGARMIHVVDLDGAVAGEPRNLGAIARILETVDVPIELGGGIRSREVVDNYLQLGVARVILGTVAHKNGDLVRELCLSYPGRIAVGIDARGGYVAVQGWQEITEKSAMALARELEESGVSHLIYTDIERDGAMMGPNLDATEALAAAVRIPVVLSGGMHTQEDVVRVAGLEDKGVKGVILGRSLYEGTIDLAEAIKKVQKTGDAL